In the genome of Equus asinus isolate D_3611 breed Donkey chromosome 9, EquAss-T2T_v2, whole genome shotgun sequence, one region contains:
- the LOC139046267 gene encoding ral guanine nucleotide dissociation stimulator-like, which translates to MDEIELLQEAANLYTVQPDEHFGAWFQAVEPLSKEESYSLSCQLEPRYHWVRKIRLFFKGKKNRSGQNTRPPTKGPVVVVDDPPETS; encoded by the exons atggacgagatcgagctgctccaggaggctgcaaatctgtacaccgtgcagcccgacgagcactttggggcctggttccaggccgtggagcccctgagcaaggaggagag ctacagcctgtcctgccagctggagccccgataccactgggtcagaaagattcgactcttcttcaaaggcaagaagaaccgctcaggccaga acaccagacccccaaccaagggcccagtggtggtggtcgatgaccctcctgagaccagctga